From Pleurocapsa sp. PCC 7319:
CTTAACTCGCGATCCTCGTTGTAAGGAACGGAAAAAATATGGTCTGAAAAAAGCTCGCAAAGCGCCTCAGTTCTCTAAACGATAAATATCATCAAGATAAATTTAAATTAGTAATTAATAAATTGTTTGAGGGACATACAAATGCCTAAACCCGATATACATCCCACTTGGTATCCAGACGCGAAGGTTATCTGTAATGGGAAAGAAGTTATGACAGTCGGTTCAACCCAGCCAGAAATTCATGTTGATGTTTGGTCTGGTAATCATCCTTTTTATACTGGTACCCAAAAAATCATTGATACAGAAGGTAGAGTTGATCGCTTTTTACGTAAGTACG
This genomic window contains:
- the rpmE gene encoding 50S ribosomal protein L31, which codes for MPKPDIHPTWYPDAKVICNGKEVMTVGSTQPEIHVDVWSGNHPFYTGTQKIIDTEGRVDRFLRKYGMLDSSSESDSDAEK